In the genome of Chaetodon auriga isolate fChaAug3 chromosome 15, fChaAug3.hap1, whole genome shotgun sequence, one region contains:
- the LOC143333063 gene encoding olfactory receptor-like protein COR4 — protein sequence MENQTFSEDIILLEGLKFSSQSSIPAFVLLLLIYIFAVVSNVSLVALIFTSTSLHQPMYLLFCNMSINDVFGATIVTPHILRDIFLPQSERYITYIDCVIQAFCVHLYAGTTHTVLMVMAFDRNMAICNPLRYTTIMTNKMVVRLSLGAWTAALVLVAILLGLTIRLSRCRHVILNPFCDNASLFSLSCESVLINHIYGLGYTAVLLGSSIISVSLTYLKIAAVCLRSKNKALNRKALQTCTTHLAVYIFLLLSALIIVILHRFPQLSDHRKVASVLCEVTLPAFNAVIYGLQIKEIKQRISALFFSCKMAQIKLK from the coding sequence ATGGAAAACCAGACTTTCAGTGAGGATATCATACTCCTAGAGGGCTTAAAGTTCTCCTCCCAGTCCTCCATTCCTGCCTtcgtcctccttctcctcatctaTATTTTTGCTGTGGTGTCAAATGTTAGTTTGGTAGCCCTGATTTTCACGAGTACGAGCCTTCACCAGCCCAtgtatctgctcttctgcaaCATGAGTATTAATGATGTTTTTGGGGCCACGATCGTCACACCACATATACTCAGAGATATTTTCCTGCCACAGTCAGAACGGTACATTACTTATATTGACTGTGTCATTCAGGCCTTCTGTGTTCACCTTTATGCGGGCACCACTCACACTGTACTCATGGTCATGGCGTTTGACCGCAATATGGCCATCTGCAACCCTCTGCGATACACCACCATCATGACCAACAAAATGGTGGTGAGGCTGTCACTGGGGGCCTGGACAGCAGCCTTAGTTCTAGTGGCGATCCTCCTGGGCCTCACTATTCGCTTGTCACGCTGCAGGCACGTTATACTCAACCCATTCTGTGACAACGCTTCCTTGTTCAGCCTCTCTTGTGAAAGTGTCCTCATCAATCACATCTATGGCCTCGGCTACACGGCGGTCCTGCTGGGCTCCTCCATCATCAGCGTATCTCTCACCTACCTGAAAATCGCTGCAGTGTGTCTACGCAGTAAGAACAAGGCGCTGAACAGAAAAGCGCTGCAGACCTGCACCACCCACCTGGCCGTGTACATCTTCCTGCTGTTGTCGGCCTTAATCATTGTCATCCTGCACCGTTTCCCGCAGCTGTCGGACCACAGGAAAGTGGCATCTGTCTTATGTGAAGTGACTCTGCCTGCCTTCAATGCTGTTATCTATGGGCTGCAAATAAAGGAGATCAAGCAGAGGAtcagtgctttgtttttcagctgtaaaatggCTCAAATTAAATTGAAATGA